The DNA sequence AAACTTTGTAAGTCATCCATCAAAAGCCTCCCTTACTGTAAACTTTGTGCGGTTCACAGTAAGGAGGCTTTCTTATATTCCCGGAAATGTCAAACTCTGGGAGTCCCCCGGCAGAGCCGGGGGTTTACCCACTATTATTAGAGATGCATAAAGAGATAAAGCTTGACCGCACGACAAGGGGGAAACTTCATAAGATAAGTGCTGCCACCATAGATCGGTTATTATCTGAAGAGAAGAAGAAGGATAATATAAAGGGCCGGTCCCATACAAAGCCGGGAACGCTTCTTAAGAATCAGATACCGATAAGGACGTTTTCAGAATGGGATGAGAAGAGGCCTGGATTTGTGGAGATAGACCTTGTAGGGCATGAGGGAGGGGATCCTCGGGGTGATTTTATTCAGACACTTGATATGACGGATATATGCACAACCTGGACAGAGACACAGGCAGTCAGGAATAAGGCACAGGTATGGGTGTTTGAGGCGATAAAGAAAATAAGGGGGCATCTGCCCTTTGATTTATTGGGTATAGATTCAGACAATGGGTCTGAGTTTATCAATGAACATCTGTTTAGATACTGCAAGGAGGAGAGGATAACCTTTACCAGGTCGAGGAAATACAGGAAGAATGACAACTGTTATGTAGAGCAAAAGAATTATTCCGTTGTGAGAAGGGCTGTAGGTTATCTAAGGTAACAGATGAAGAGCTTGCGATGCTAAATGAGCTCTACGGGTATCTAAGGCTTTATACGAACTATTTTCAGCCGGTAATGAAGTTGCTTGAGAAGACAAGAACAGGGAGTAGGGTAACAAAGAAGTATGACAAACCACAGACACCGTACCAGAGGGTATTGCAGTCCACACATGTACCTGATAAAAACAAGGATGAAATGAACAGACTTTATGCAAAACTAAACCCGGCAGAATTAAAGAGACAGATAACGAGATTACAAAGTAGACTTATAGACTATGCTGCTAAGAAAAAGGATATGAATCGAGGTATAGCCAGGTATGGATCAGCTCAAGAAAAGCGATTGTAAGGCAAATATGAAAGCCATTTTGGAGAGGACATTAACAAAAATACCAGAATAACAGAAGTTTAAAAACTTAGAACATTTCGAATAGATTTTCCATGAGGCAACGAATAGTACTTTCAGATAGATTTTTACGTGAGGCAACGGGATCACTGATAAGATGGTTTCAATTCCTTATAGGCGCAATGACAGTGGCAACTCAAAATCGGCATCACCGGCGATAATCGCCCGTTTCAATTCCTTATAGGCGCAATGACAGGATTAAAATAGAATCTGATAAGACCTTTGGAGAACTGTTTCAATTCCTTATAGGCGCAATGACAGGGGAACATCGGCCTCGCCCTCGATGTCCACTTATCTGTTTCAATTCCTTATAGGCGCAATGACAGCAGGGCAGTGGCCTTTTCTCTTCACGCTTTCTGACAGGTTTCAATTCCTTATAGGCGCAATGACAGTAAGATGATTGTATCCCGCTTTATGGGTAAGTCTGCGTTTCAATTCCTTATAGGCGCAATGACAGGGTGCTTCAGCTTCAGGAGTATATGGTTCTGATTTGTTTCAATTCCTTATAGGCGCAATGACAGTAGGCCAGCAGGTTCAAAATGTTGCGATAGATATGTTTCAATTCCTTATAGGCGCAATGACAGTTTGCAATCCTATTATTTTCAGTCCTTATATCTTCGTTTCAATTCCTTATAGGCGCAATGACAGAGCGGGAAAGACCTCAGTGTTGGATTCCATCACGAGTTTCAATTCCTTATAGGCGCAATGACAGCAGGAAGAGTTACTACAAATACAGACACATATTTCAGGTTTCAATTCCTTATAGGCGCAATGACAGTAGACCAGTCCCGACAACACTTGTGCAGACTGTGTTAAGTTTCAATTCCTTATAGGCGCAATGACAGGATGACATTAGAATAAACCCTCATCAGTTTTAGTTAGTTTCAATTCCTTATAGGCGCAATGACAGTATCAGGCATTACCTTATCTCCTTACATTTGAGCATGTTTCAATTCCTTATAGGCGCAATGACAGCATGTTATTCTTCCTTCCACAATCTTTTTCCTTTTTGTTTCAATTCCTTATAGGCGCAATGACAGCCGTTTAGCTGATGTAATAAAAACAAGTCGTTACATCATTTATAAACACACAAAATAAACGTTTTTTTCGTCTACCTT is a window from the Nitrospirota bacterium genome containing:
- a CDS encoding DDE-type integrase/transposase/recombinase, with amino-acid sequence MHKEIKLDRTTRGKLHKISAATIDRLLSEEKKKDNIKGRSHTKPGTLLKNQIPIRTFSEWDEKRPGFVEIDLVGHEGGDPRGDFIQTLDMTDICTTWTETQAVRNKAQVWVFEAIKKIRGHLPFDLLGIDSDNGSEFINEHLFRYCKEERITFTRSRKYRKNDNCYVEQKNYSVVRRAVGYLR